In Gadus morhua chromosome 2, gadMor3.0, whole genome shotgun sequence, a single window of DNA contains:
- the LOC115529113 gene encoding histone H2A, whose product MSGRGKTGGKARAKAKTRSSRAGLQFPVGRVHRLLRKGNYAHRVGAGAPVYLAAVLEYLTAEILELAGNAARDNKKTRIIPRHLQLAVRNDEELNKLLGGVTIAQGGVLPNIQAVLLPKKTEKPAKK is encoded by the coding sequence ATGTCAGGAAGAGGAAAGACCGGGGGCAAAGCCAGAGCGAAAGCTAAGACCCGCTCTTCCCGTGCCGGCCTCCAGTTCCCCGTCGGCCGTGTGCATAGACTTCTCCGCAAAGGCAACTACGCTCATCGCGTCGGTGCCGGTGCTCCCGTCTATCTGGCAGCTGTGCTCGAGTATCTGACCGCTGAGATCCTGGAGTTGGCTGGAAACGCTGCTCGCGACAACAAGAAGACCCGCATCATCCCCCGTCATCTGCAGCTGGCCGTCCGCAACGACGAGGAGCTCAACAAACTTCTTGGTGGGGTGACCATCGCCCAGGGCGGTGTGTTGCCCAACATCCAGGCCGTCCTTCTGCCCAAGAAGACTGAGAAGCCTGCCAAGAAGTAA